The genome window CGAGCGCGCGTTCATCACGCGCCGGTATCTCCGCTTCGGCGGCCTCGCCCGCGACGCGCTCGCCCGCCTCGCTGAGGCCGACGACTCGGCGCTGCCCGACGACGACGCCCAGGCGGCGAAGAAAGAGGCCGTCGAGCAGCCGATGCGGCTTCACGACCAGCGCCTCGACGCGGCGGTCGACGTGCTCAAGGCGGCGGGCGCGCAGCGCGTGCTCGACCTCGGCTGTGGCGAGGGCAAATTGGTCCGGCGGCTCATGGACGATGCCCAGTTCACCGAGATCGTCGGGATGGACGTGTCCGTGCGGGTGCTCGAACGGGCAAAGGCGTGGCTCGACCGGCGGCCTGAGCGCCAGCAGCGGCGGGTCCGGCTCCTGCACGGCTCGCTGCTCTACCGCGACCGTCGCCTCGACGGCTTCGACGCTGCCGCCGTGGTGGAGGTGATCGAACACCTCGACGCGCCACGGCTGGCCGCGTTCGAGCGGACCGTCTTCGCCCACGCGCGCCCTGGCACCGTCGTCGTGACGACGCCCAACCAGGAGTACAACGCGCTCTTCGAGAGCCTGCCTGCGGGCCAGTTTCGCCACCCTGACCATCGCTTCGAGTGGACGCGCGCCGAGTTCGCCGCGTGGGGTACGCGCCTCGCCGACGCACACGGCTATGCCGTCCGCTTTCTACCCATCGGCCCCGAGGACCCGACGCGCGGCGCGCCGTCGCAGATGGCTGTCTTCGAGCGGACTGACACCATGGCCTCTGACGTGACCCTGACTGACGGCGAGGTGCCCGTATGACCATCCAGATTCCCGAGTTTGCCTTCGTCGTACTGATCGGCCCGAGCGGGTCGGGCAAGTCGACGTTCGCCGCGCGGCACTTCCAGCCGACCGAGGTGCTCTCGTCGGACACCTGCCGCGCGCTCGTCTCCGACGACGAGAACAGCATGGACGCCTCGCAGGACGCGTT of Bacteroidota bacterium contains these proteins:
- a CDS encoding 3' terminal RNA ribose 2'-O-methyltransferase Hen1 is translated as MLLTLTTTHSPATDLGYLLHKHPARVQTFDLPFGQAHVFYPEVSDVRCMAALLLDVDPIGLVRGQGATLAQYVNDRPYVASSFLSVALSKVFGTAMGGRCKDRPALVETPIPLEARLAVVPCHGGADVLRRLFEPLGYEVEATGHPLDETFPQWGDSPYFTVTLRHTVRLADLLSHLYVLIPVLDGAKHYYVGEDEVDKLLDKGAAWLPGHPERAFITRRYLRFGGLARDALARLAEADDSALPDDDAQAAKKEAVEQPMRLHDQRLDAAVDVLKAAGAQRVLDLGCGEGKLVRRLMDDAQFTEIVGMDVSVRVLERAKAWLDRRPERQQRRVRLLHGSLLYRDRRLDGFDAAAVVEVIEHLDAPRLAAFERTVFAHARPGTVVVTTPNQEYNALFESLPAGQFRHPDHRFEWTRAEFAAWGTRLADAHGYAVRFLPIGPEDPTRGAPSQMAVFERTDTMASDVTLTDGEVPV